One region of Oryza sativa Japonica Group chromosome 5, ASM3414082v1 genomic DNA includes:
- the LOC4339082 gene encoding zinc transporter 5 precursor — MATAAMTKVFVLLFLVAACYLPAHAAAAECDCATDTAGRDKAQALRLKVIAIFCILAGSTVGAALPSLGGRFPAIQPETDVFLSVKAFAGGVILATGLVHILPAAFEALSSPCLVGGPWKRFPFAGMVAMVSAIGTLIVDTVATGYFHRTDAKRKAAAVADEPADDLEASDEHSHGHAHGMSVMSVAPAGEEDLVRHRVISQVLELGVVVHSLIIGMSLGASDFPSTVRPLVPALTFHQFFEGIGLGGCIVQAKFRVRSVVTMALFFSLTTPAGIVVGIGISSVYDANSPTALVVQGLLEAAAAGILVYMALVDILAEDFMKTKVQRRGRLQLAMNVALLLGAGLMSMIAIWA; from the exons atggcgacggcggcgatgaccaAGGTGTTCGTCCTGCTCTTTCTGGTGGCGGCGTGCTACCTGCCGGCgcacgcggcggcagcggagtgcGACTGCGCGACGGACACGGCGGGGCGGGACAAGGCGCAGGCGCTGCGGCTCAAGGTCATCGCCATCTTCTGCATCCTCGCCGGGAGCACCGTCGGGGCGGCGCTGCCGTCCCTGGGCGGCAGGTTCCCGGCGATCCAGCCGGAGACGGACGTGTTCCTCTCCGTCAAGgccttcgccggcggcgtcatCCTCGCCACGGGCCTGGTGCACATCCTCCCCGCGGCCTTCGAGGCGCTCAGCTCGCCGTGCCTCGTCGGCGGCCCGTGGAAGCGCTTCCCGTTCGCCGGCATGGTCGCCATGGTCTCCGCCATCGGCACGCTCATCGTCGACACCGTCGCCACGGGGTACTTCCACCGCACGGACGCCAAGAGGAAggccgcggccgtcgccgacgagccaGCCGACGACCTGGAGGCCTCCGACGAGCACAGCCACGGCCACGCCCACGGCATGTCCGTCATGTCCGTCGCTCCCGCCGGCGAGGAAGACCTCGTCCGCCACCGCGTCATCTCTCAG GTGCTGGAGCTGGGAGTGGTGGTGCACTCGCTCATCATCGGGATGTCGCTGGGCGCCTCCGACTTCCCGAGCACGGTGCGGCCGCTCGTGCCGGCGCTGACGTTTCATCAGTTCTTCGAGGGCATCGGGCTCGGCGGATGCATCGTTCAG GCAAAGTTCCGTGTCAGGTCAGTGGTGACGATGGCGCTCTTCTTCTCCctgacgacgccggccggcatCGTCGTCGGGATCGGGATCTCCTCCGTCTACGACGCGAACAGCCCAACGGCGCTGGTGGTGCAGGGGCTcctcgaggcggcggcagcggggatACTCGTCTACATGGCGCTCGTCGACATCCTCGCCGAGGACTTCATGAAGACCAAGGTGCAGAGAAGGGGACGCC
- the LOC4339082 gene encoding zinc transporter 5 isoform X1 encodes MATAAMTKVFVLLFLVAACYLPAHAAAAECDCATDTAGRDKAQALRLKVIAIFCILAGSTVGAALPSLGGRFPAIQPETDVFLSVKAFAGGVILATGLVHILPAAFEALSSPCLVGGPWKRFPFAGMVAMVSAIGTLIVDTVATGYFHRTDAKRKAAAVADEPADDLEASDEHSHGHAHGMSVMSVAPAGEEDLVRHRVISQVLELGVVVHSLIIGMSLGASDFPSTVRPLVPALTFHQFFEGIGLGGCIVQVIYPHIYSALTIVNFNLFFFFFERERERERFQRFWCSYPINPSCLLTRPKIPISNKRTTDVLYYQKVRKRRSDFADLQMGLSTLRGPVVKSRLKSHPILLPWAAGPPLINLNQK; translated from the exons atggcgacggcggcgatgaccaAGGTGTTCGTCCTGCTCTTTCTGGTGGCGGCGTGCTACCTGCCGGCgcacgcggcggcagcggagtgcGACTGCGCGACGGACACGGCGGGGCGGGACAAGGCGCAGGCGCTGCGGCTCAAGGTCATCGCCATCTTCTGCATCCTCGCCGGGAGCACCGTCGGGGCGGCGCTGCCGTCCCTGGGCGGCAGGTTCCCGGCGATCCAGCCGGAGACGGACGTGTTCCTCTCCGTCAAGgccttcgccggcggcgtcatCCTCGCCACGGGCCTGGTGCACATCCTCCCCGCGGCCTTCGAGGCGCTCAGCTCGCCGTGCCTCGTCGGCGGCCCGTGGAAGCGCTTCCCGTTCGCCGGCATGGTCGCCATGGTCTCCGCCATCGGCACGCTCATCGTCGACACCGTCGCCACGGGGTACTTCCACCGCACGGACGCCAAGAGGAAggccgcggccgtcgccgacgagccaGCCGACGACCTGGAGGCCTCCGACGAGCACAGCCACGGCCACGCCCACGGCATGTCCGTCATGTCCGTCGCTCCCGCCGGCGAGGAAGACCTCGTCCGCCACCGCGTCATCTCTCAG GTGCTGGAGCTGGGAGTGGTGGTGCACTCGCTCATCATCGGGATGTCGCTGGGCGCCTCCGACTTCCCGAGCACGGTGCGGCCGCTCGTGCCGGCGCTGACGTTTCATCAGTTCTTCGAGGGCATCGGGCTCGGCGGATGCATCGTTCAGGTGATTTACCCACACATTTACTCCGCACTCACAATTGTCAATTtcaacctgttttttttttttttcgagagagagagagagagagaaagatttCAACGTTTTTGGTGTTCATATCCTATCAATCCATCGTGCTTACTAACTCGTCCGAAGATACCGATTTCAAACAAGAGGACAACTGATGTCTTGTACTaccaaaaagttagaaaaagaCGTTCCGATTTTGCAGATTTACAGATGGGCCTTAGTACTTTGAGGGGCCCAGTTGTTAAATCACGACTCAAATCGCATCCCATCCTACTTCCCTGGGCGGCTGGGCCTCCACTAATTAATCTCAATCAAAAGTAA